From Paenibacillus sp. PK3_47, the proteins below share one genomic window:
- a CDS encoding ABC transporter ATP-binding protein codes for MLQFEEVTIRSRTRTLVDGVSLGVQPGEWHALVGQSGSGKSLLSRSAGQLLPPGLSADGSIRLGGQDLLAMNRRNVRKVLGHRLSYIFQDYQASFAPFRTIGQHFTEALKMHDKNSLSAAKSVISSSLESVGLSGNLAKSYPFQLSGGQLQRASIALALLFSPDVLIADEVTTALDSVTGHRILSLLQQLREDTGCAILFITHDWRHVRRYTDRIAVMKEGRIVESGGTHRVLDHARHEYTRQLIAAAPVLSRLASGLPEVNL; via the coding sequence ATGCTGCAATTTGAAGAGGTCACCATCCGCAGCCGGACAAGAACGCTGGTAGACGGGGTATCCCTCGGCGTCCAGCCGGGAGAATGGCATGCTCTTGTCGGCCAAAGCGGAAGCGGTAAAAGCCTGCTCTCCCGCAGCGCCGGCCAATTGCTTCCCCCGGGCCTTTCTGCGGACGGCAGCATCCGGTTAGGCGGACAGGACCTGCTGGCCATGAACCGCAGAAACGTACGGAAAGTACTTGGACATAGACTGTCTTATATTTTCCAGGATTATCAGGCCTCCTTCGCCCCGTTCCGCACGATCGGCCAGCATTTCACAGAGGCTCTTAAAATGCACGATAAAAACAGTCTGAGTGCTGCAAAAAGTGTGATCAGCTCTTCTCTCGAATCCGTGGGCCTAAGCGGCAATCTGGCAAAATCCTATCCCTTTCAGCTCAGCGGAGGCCAGCTGCAGCGGGCTTCCATCGCGCTGGCCCTGCTGTTCTCACCGGATGTCCTGATTGCAGACGAAGTCACCACAGCACTGGACAGTGTTACAGGCCACCGCATTCTCAGCCTTCTTCAGCAGCTGCGGGAGGACACCGGCTGCGCCATCCTTTTTATTACCCATGACTGGCGTCATGTCAGAAGATATACGGACCGGATTGCGGTCATGAAGGAAGGCCGGATCGTGGAGTCCGGCGGCACACACCGTGTGCTCGACCATGCACGGCATGAGTATACCCGGCAATTGATTGCAGCCGCACCTGTGCTCTCCCGCCTGGCTTCCGGATTGCCGGAGGTGAATTTATGA
- a CDS encoding alpha/beta hydrolase: MPHNTSHTFGDSHYIKTGDGRRLHYMESGTGRLTVVFESGMGMSRSAWGLVQPLVAEHARAVVYDRAGSGRSERDSAPRTLARITDDLARLLQHLGEGPFILAGHSWGGPIIRKLAAEMDHARLRGLVLVDQTDEHCGMYFEEASAKHYGRMNTLLPVMAGTGLYRMMGARPGRVLPADVYKDHRRDDFTVQAARTIIAEGNNFIEDLRTLRDYPLNLGDLEVSVISGTLMSGMERKTRPALHEAHRRTAAALSNGRLIEAPLSGHMIMFSEPRLVADEIIRMIRSSGNR; encoded by the coding sequence ATGCCGCATAATACATCGCACACTTTTGGAGACAGCCATTATATTAAGACCGGCGACGGGCGGCGGCTGCACTATATGGAGAGCGGCACGGGCAGGCTAACCGTCGTGTTTGAATCCGGGATGGGCATGTCCCGTTCCGCCTGGGGACTCGTACAGCCGCTTGTTGCTGAACATGCGCGTGCTGTCGTCTACGACCGTGCGGGCAGCGGCCGCAGTGAACGGGATTCTGCGCCAAGGACGCTGGCCAGAATCACGGATGACTTGGCCCGGCTGCTGCAGCACCTCGGAGAAGGCCCGTTCATCCTCGCCGGCCACAGCTGGGGCGGCCCCATCATCCGTAAGCTGGCTGCGGAAATGGATCATGCCCGCTTGCGCGGGCTTGTGCTGGTGGATCAGACAGACGAGCACTGCGGAATGTATTTTGAAGAGGCCTCGGCGAAGCATTACGGGAGAATGAACACGCTGCTGCCTGTAATGGCCGGAACCGGCCTCTACAGGATGATGGGCGCAAGGCCGGGAAGAGTCCTTCCGGCAGATGTCTATAAGGATCACCGGCGCGATGATTTCACTGTACAGGCGGCCAGAACGATTATAGCTGAAGGCAATAATTTTATAGAGGACCTGCGGACGCTTCGGGATTACCCGCTGAATTTAGGGGATCTTGAAGTCTCCGTCATCTCAGGAACCTTGATGTCCGGGATGGAACGCAAGACCCGGCCGGCGCTTCATGAAGCCCACCGCCGGACAGCCGCAGCATTGTCAAACGGACGCCTGATTGAAGCCCCGCTCTCCGGGCATATGATCATGTTCTCCGAACCCCGGCTGGTCGCAGACGAAATTATCCGGATGATCCGTTCATCCGGCAATAGATAA
- the nikA gene encoding nickel ABC transporter substrate-binding protein — MLMVLILLSACSQNAGTPPEQEGTAERKHIHFLYNFSTRSLDPHVDSSYVPLRAGITETLVKLDEEQLKVVPWLAESWEGTDGQHWTVKLREGITFHNGKAMDGPAVKASLERAIRESAAIKNALHIEHIEADGNLLHITTTQPFPEFISELVNPNVSIIDVTEEDFNQQLTGTGPFKLASFAPGSKLEVERYEAYWDGAAQLDAVTFSFNEDANARTLALQSGQVDIVYRPEVESLEVLRAEDGIEVEATSTFRVHQMTMNMERESMQDIHVRRAVDALINRQEIVDTILLGYGEAAKGPFLPSLPFAPSFEPGPAGEQAAIQYLTEAGYTQQDGVMQKNGVPLELVLLTYSARADLPLIAQVFQSDAKRIGIQVEIRQIDTPEDYMASHRDWDLATYSNLTAPRGDAGYYLNATYHPAGALNFSGVEQPELTAIIDELNRTVDPSERAALAEKAASYVHEQVINSFILHPSTIVAYNKNKVKNWVTSRSEYYMITNQLDIRE; from the coding sequence ATGCTTATGGTCCTGATTCTGTTAAGCGCCTGTTCCCAAAATGCCGGAACCCCCCCGGAGCAAGAAGGGACTGCAGAACGAAAACATATTCACTTCCTGTATAATTTCTCGACCCGTTCCCTTGACCCGCATGTAGACTCCAGCTATGTTCCGCTGCGCGCCGGCATTACCGAGACGCTGGTCAAGCTGGATGAAGAGCAGCTCAAGGTTGTCCCGTGGCTGGCGGAATCCTGGGAAGGCACTGACGGCCAGCACTGGACCGTGAAGCTTCGCGAAGGCATAACCTTCCATAACGGCAAGGCCATGGATGGCCCCGCAGTCAAGGCCTCACTGGAAAGAGCGATCCGGGAGAGCGCCGCAATCAAGAATGCACTCCATATCGAACATATAGAAGCAGATGGAAATCTGTTACATATTACTACAACCCAGCCGTTCCCTGAATTTATCAGTGAACTGGTGAACCCGAACGTCTCGATTATTGATGTCACTGAGGAAGATTTCAATCAGCAGCTCACCGGCACCGGCCCGTTCAAGCTGGCTTCTTTTGCCCCTGGAAGCAAGCTGGAAGTTGAACGTTACGAAGCTTACTGGGACGGAGCCGCGCAGCTGGATGCCGTCACCTTCTCATTCAATGAGGATGCCAATGCCCGTACACTTGCCCTGCAGTCCGGCCAGGTAGACATTGTATACCGTCCTGAGGTAGAGAGCCTTGAAGTGCTGCGTGCGGAGGACGGGATCGAAGTCGAAGCAACTTCTACCTTCCGGGTCCATCAGATGACGATGAACATGGAACGCGAGAGCATGCAGGATATCCATGTCCGCCGTGCAGTAGATGCCCTGATTAACCGCCAGGAGATTGTGGATACGATTCTTCTCGGTTATGGAGAAGCGGCGAAGGGACCGTTCCTACCCTCCCTGCCGTTTGCTCCGTCATTTGAGCCAGGCCCTGCCGGGGAACAAGCGGCAATCCAGTATTTAACTGAAGCCGGATATACACAGCAGGATGGAGTGATGCAGAAGAACGGAGTCCCTCTTGAGCTCGTACTGCTGACTTACAGTGCCCGTGCCGATTTGCCTTTAATAGCCCAGGTGTTCCAGTCTGACGCCAAACGGATCGGCATCCAGGTCGAAATCCGCCAAATTGATACGCCGGAAGACTATATGGCTTCACACCGGGACTGGGATTTGGCCACCTACAGCAATCTGACCGCGCCGCGCGGGGATGCCGGATATTATTTGAATGCCACCTACCATCCGGCTGGAGCCTTGAATTTCAGCGGCGTTGAACAGCCTGAGCTGACCGCAATCATTGACGAGCTTAACCGTACAGTAGATCCTTCTGAACGCGCCGCACTGGCAGAGAAGGCCGCCAGCTATGTCCATGAGCAGGTGATCAATTCGTTCATCCTGCATCCGTCCACCATCGTGGCCTATAACAAAAACAAGGTCAAAAACTGGGTGACATCGCGCAGTGAATACTACATGATTACCAATCAGCTGGATATCCGGGAATAA
- a CDS encoding class I SAM-dependent methyltransferase, producing MEKKSLTALVSAFARAHHAEQNRVTIFNDSLARQLLTDEEYEGISGNMAQGIAFFQPDFAGSREETLRRVADHQLSPTPLGRAAFAEKALETAVLLGAGQYLIFAAGYDTFAYRQPEWGKNLQIFEIDHPATAADKQRRLSMLHADKPSNLHFIPGDLRERDWQTELLAAPDFHPEQISFCSLLGISYYLPKDAFKQLVAAITSILPTGSTLVFDYPDEWTFTPQAGERAQKQLMMAASAGEPMQASYSYTEMEQLLQEVNLLIYQHLTPDEITAQLFKAYNDSQPDHPMTAFDNVNYCLAVKR from the coding sequence ATGGAAAAGAAAAGCTTAACCGCACTGGTGAGCGCATTCGCAAGAGCGCATCATGCGGAGCAGAACAGGGTCACCATTTTTAATGATTCACTTGCCAGGCAGCTTCTAACCGATGAAGAATACGAAGGGATCTCCGGCAATATGGCCCAGGGGATTGCATTTTTTCAGCCGGATTTTGCGGGTTCCCGGGAGGAGACACTGCGCAGAGTAGCGGATCATCAGCTGTCGCCAACGCCGCTCGGCAGGGCTGCTTTTGCGGAAAAGGCACTGGAAACGGCGGTGCTGCTGGGTGCCGGGCAGTATCTTATTTTTGCAGCAGGATATGATACCTTCGCCTATCGTCAGCCCGAGTGGGGCAAGAACCTGCAGATCTTTGAAATCGATCATCCTGCCACCGCTGCAGACAAACAACGCCGTCTATCCATGCTGCATGCAGACAAACCTTCCAACCTGCATTTCATACCGGGTGATTTACGTGAACGTGATTGGCAGACCGAGCTTTTGGCAGCTCCGGACTTTCACCCGGAACAGATCAGCTTCTGCAGTCTGCTGGGGATCAGCTATTATTTGCCCAAGGATGCATTTAAGCAGCTTGTAGCGGCAATAACTTCAATACTTCCAACCGGCAGCACGCTAGTCTTTGATTATCCGGACGAATGGACATTCACTCCGCAGGCAGGGGAAAGAGCGCAAAAACAGCTCATGATGGCCGCAAGTGCCGGCGAACCGATGCAGGCGAGCTATTCCTATACTGAAATGGAACAGCTTCTGCAGGAAGTGAATCTGCTGATTTATCAGCATTTGACGCCGGATGAGATCACTGCCCAGCTGTTTAAAGCCTACAACGACAGTCAGCCTGACCATCCCATGACCGCATTTGACAACGTGAATTACTGCCTGGCGGTTAAAAGATAA
- the nikC gene encoding nickel transporter permease: protein MIRPMNRMPAQLRKKLQISAVAVFGSLLLLVIAYSSVILRHDPSLTDLGNRLQGMSLTHPLGTDHLGRDVLTRLILGGRQTIGYSVLALLAALSIGTLTGMIAGYKGGWLDRIFMRTADGFLAFPDMIVVIVLSGLLGPGLNSMVIAIVMVKWVSYARVVRTTVITESRQDYMLAARTNGLSSVTMLRKHLLPHIAGQVLVLASLDLGKVILLISSLSYIGLGVQPPTPEWGAMLNDSRPYFQLAPELMIYPGLAIVLVVLCISMLGDVLRDYYDVKKEVRH from the coding sequence ATGATACGTCCGATGAACCGGATGCCGGCACAGCTAAGAAAAAAACTGCAAATCAGCGCCGTTGCGGTCTTCGGCAGCCTCCTTCTGCTCGTTATTGCCTATTCTTCAGTTATACTCCGGCATGATCCTTCACTTACGGATCTGGGTAACCGCCTGCAGGGAATGAGCCTTACCCATCCGCTGGGAACAGACCATCTCGGCCGTGATGTACTCACCCGCTTAATCCTGGGAGGCCGGCAGACGATCGGCTACAGCGTGCTTGCACTCCTGGCTGCCCTGAGTATCGGCACCTTGACGGGAATGATCGCCGGATACAAGGGCGGGTGGCTTGACCGTATATTTATGCGTACAGCGGACGGATTCCTCGCTTTTCCGGACATGATCGTCGTTATCGTGCTCAGCGGGCTGCTCGGACCCGGACTGAACAGTATGGTCATAGCCATCGTGATGGTGAAATGGGTAAGCTACGCCCGTGTCGTGCGCACTACTGTAATCACCGAGTCCCGGCAGGATTATATGCTGGCAGCCCGGACCAACGGATTATCCTCTGTAACAATGCTGAGGAAGCATCTGCTGCCGCATATTGCCGGGCAGGTGCTCGTTCTGGCCAGTCTGGATCTGGGTAAGGTGATTCTCCTGATTTCATCATTGTCTTACATAGGTCTGGGTGTTCAGCCGCCTACACCGGAATGGGGAGCCATGCTGAATGACTCCAGACCCTATTTCCAGCTTGCACCGGAGCTGATGATCTACCCCGGACTGGCCATTGTACTTGTAGTACTGTGCATCAGCATGCTGGGCGATGTACTGCGGGATTATTATGATGTCAAAAAGGAGGTGCGGCATTGA
- a CDS encoding GntR family transcriptional regulator — MEIIISNNRNKPIYEQITSQIKAMIMSGELQAGDPIPSMRSLAKSIQVSVITVQKAYEDLQRDGFIETTVGRGSFVSAVSKDFYQEEQQKKVEEHLLSAAEIARTSGIQLDKLVELLTVFYKEDEQ; from the coding sequence TTGGAGATTATCATTAGCAATAACCGGAACAAGCCTATTTATGAACAGATCACTTCGCAGATCAAAGCCATGATTATGAGCGGAGAACTGCAGGCGGGAGATCCCATTCCCTCCATGCGCTCCCTGGCCAAATCCATTCAAGTCAGCGTCATTACGGTCCAGAAAGCTTACGAAGATCTGCAGCGGGACGGATTCATAGAGACTACTGTAGGACGCGGAAGCTTTGTCTCTGCGGTCAGCAAGGACTTTTATCAGGAAGAACAGCAGAAGAAAGTGGAGGAGCATCTGCTGTCTGCAGCCGAGATCGCCCGTACAAGCGGAATTCAACTGGACAAATTGGTGGAGCTGCTGACTGTCTTTTACAAGGAGGATGAACAATGA
- a CDS encoding ABC transporter substrate-binding protein, whose product MLKKIRGLVLAGVMVIGAGSAVSANAAPVNVAKASTATHKITYKGKQYTVPVKTDKIVITGAVEALEDALVLNFKPKGALTVGGDFPAIFSKITAGVQPIGEKTEPDLEAILKLKPEVILSSTKFPAETNAKLAKIATTIPVSHISTDWMDNLKLLAALTGKQKEATQSIVKYQKELKVVKAKLAPKLKNKKVVALRVRSGNLYLYPKDVFFNRSLYADLGAAVPKEIQQAKAQQLVSLEAFAAINPDYLFVQFSEDENKDNPKALAELQKNPIWKNLKAVKNGNVYVNLVDPLAQGGTAYSKFAFIEALKKTNLYTGK is encoded by the coding sequence ATGTTGAAGAAAATCAGAGGTTTAGTGCTTGCCGGTGTAATGGTAATTGGTGCAGGTTCTGCCGTCAGCGCGAATGCAGCGCCGGTAAATGTAGCTAAGGCTTCCACTGCAACGCATAAAATTACTTACAAGGGCAAGCAATACACCGTTCCTGTCAAAACAGACAAAATTGTTATTACCGGTGCTGTGGAGGCGCTCGAAGATGCGCTGGTGCTTAACTTCAAGCCGAAGGGGGCCCTGACTGTAGGGGGCGATTTCCCGGCTATTTTTTCAAAAATAACTGCAGGTGTTCAGCCGATCGGAGAGAAGACAGAACCTGATCTTGAGGCGATCCTGAAGCTTAAGCCTGAGGTCATTCTCAGCAGTACGAAATTCCCGGCTGAAACCAACGCAAAGCTGGCTAAAATTGCGACTACCATTCCAGTATCACATATATCAACCGATTGGATGGACAACCTGAAGCTGCTGGCGGCACTGACCGGCAAACAGAAGGAAGCGACACAATCCATCGTTAAATATCAGAAGGAACTGAAGGTAGTCAAAGCCAAGCTTGCTCCGAAGCTGAAAAATAAAAAGGTAGTGGCGCTTCGCGTCCGCTCCGGCAACCTGTACCTCTATCCAAAGGATGTATTCTTTAACCGTTCGCTGTATGCGGATCTGGGCGCAGCGGTACCGAAGGAAATCCAGCAGGCGAAAGCCCAGCAGCTGGTTTCGCTGGAAGCCTTTGCGGCTATCAACCCGGATTACCTGTTCGTTCAGTTCTCGGAAGATGAGAACAAGGACAATCCGAAAGCCCTCGCCGAGCTGCAGAAGAACCCGATCTGGAAGAACCTTAAGGCTGTCAAGAACGGCAATGTATACGTAAACCTTGTGGACCCGCTCGCCCAAGGCGGAACCGCATACAGCAAGTTTGCTTTTATCGAAGCTTTGAAGAAAACCAATCTTTATACGGGTAAATAA
- a CDS encoding ABC-2 transporter permease, protein MRGLFLNNYYSMQSNIKVSLSIAVALLLVTFFVSDIKVMNALIAGQIMLFAVSIGSSLQVDEASKWSRMEITLLVKRSTVIGAKYLSFVMLLLLGMAISVCTTILLSLKESVSLANLWNGYSFGLSLAIPVISVCFPAILKFGVEKNEMLLFLSVAAALGMRFLVWVLINMTGNTVNFNGSEVGNAALMVSLLMFAASYFLSVRIQENKEF, encoded by the coding sequence ATGAGAGGACTGTTCTTGAACAATTACTATTCCATGCAGAGCAACATCAAAGTATCGCTGAGCATAGCTGTGGCACTCTTGCTGGTTACTTTTTTTGTAAGCGACATTAAAGTCATGAATGCACTTATAGCCGGACAGATCATGCTTTTTGCTGTGAGTATAGGCTCTTCTTTGCAAGTGGATGAAGCTTCCAAATGGAGCAGGATGGAAATCACCCTCCTGGTCAAAAGAAGTACGGTTATAGGTGCCAAATACCTCTCATTCGTGATGCTGCTTCTGTTAGGGATGGCCATTAGTGTATGCACAACGATTCTGCTGTCATTAAAAGAGTCAGTAAGCCTGGCAAATCTGTGGAACGGCTACAGCTTCGGCCTGTCGCTTGCGATTCCTGTGATCTCGGTCTGCTTCCCGGCGATCCTGAAATTCGGGGTGGAGAAAAATGAAATGCTGCTGTTCCTGTCGGTGGCTGCTGCGCTGGGAATGAGGTTTCTGGTATGGGTGCTGATCAATATGACGGGAAATACCGTGAACTTTAACGGCTCCGAGGTAGGTAATGCTGCGCTTATGGTTTCACTTCTGATGTTCGCGGCCTCCTATTTTCTATCGGTGCGGATTCAGGAAAATAAAGAATTTTAA
- a CDS encoding dipeptide/oligopeptide/nickel ABC transporter ATP-binding protein, translating into MTAPLLAVEQLRKEYKSGRQAVQGVSFQLNRGECLGLVGESGCGKSTLARCLLRLEPVSGGIITFQGQRIEALNEKELNPYRRDMQIVFQNPSAALNPRLKVKDSLLDPYEQYNTRMKHTYFSCSSRAAFISELLEAVGLSPSLADCYPHELSGGQKQRVTIARAISIEPALVVLDEPTASLDVLSQGAVLDLLEQLQRSLNLAYLFISHDLAAVNRMSRRIMVMQEGRLVDEFAKAEMFADDRHPYTKELISIF; encoded by the coding sequence ATGACCGCGCCTTTGCTGGCCGTAGAGCAGCTGCGCAAGGAATACAAAAGCGGCAGACAGGCTGTCCAAGGGGTATCGTTTCAGCTGAACCGCGGAGAATGCCTGGGCCTGGTCGGCGAGAGCGGCTGCGGCAAAAGCACGCTGGCACGCTGCCTGCTGCGCCTGGAGCCGGTGAGCGGCGGCATTATAACCTTCCAGGGTCAGCGTATTGAAGCCCTTAACGAAAAGGAGCTGAATCCTTACCGCAGGGACATGCAGATCGTATTTCAAAATCCGTCCGCTGCGCTTAATCCCAGGCTTAAAGTCAAAGATTCCCTGCTGGACCCGTACGAGCAGTACAACACCCGGATGAAGCATACCTACTTCAGCTGTTCCTCCAGGGCAGCATTCATCAGTGAATTGCTGGAAGCTGTCGGGCTCTCCCCTTCGCTGGCCGATTGTTACCCTCACGAGCTGAGCGGCGGCCAAAAGCAGCGGGTAACCATTGCCCGCGCAATCAGCATAGAGCCGGCACTGGTTGTGCTGGACGAACCGACAGCAAGCCTGGACGTGCTGTCGCAAGGTGCTGTTCTGGACCTGCTGGAGCAGCTTCAGCGCAGCCTGAATCTGGCCTATCTGTTCATTTCTCACGACCTGGCCGCAGTGAACCGGATGAGCCGCCGCATTATGGTTATGCAGGAGGGCCGGCTGGTCGACGAGTTCGCCAAGGCTGAAATGTTTGCTGACGATAGGCATCCATATACTAAAGAATTGATCTCTATCTTTTAG
- a CDS encoding metallophosphoesterase: MFIILGLVFIALYALIVFYIGWSGWSWIKPVVSGRFRIIYIIVLIFLASSLILSRVIAGSTILSVIGSYWLALFSLLVLLLPLIHLAVWLTKLSRLPRHSVQKWSGIITFTLLAVLLGYGSYNAFSPVTRSYEVKIDKPGPANGELHIVMASDMHFAYLSGANHAKRMVKEINALQPDIVLFPGDIVDDDIVPYRDKGISNILSEIEAPLGVYASLGNHDRFKGDTAELIDLLEESGMQVLYDETVEVGDWLTLIGRKDYSDAERAELNELTAGIDKSKPVIMLEHQPVEFSTAEEQGIDLMVSGHTHRGQIAPAHLITSRLFENDWGYLQKGQFHSVVSSGYGFWGPPIRIGSRSEVVSIKVQFSGSEH; the protein is encoded by the coding sequence ATGTTTATCATCCTTGGACTTGTTTTTATCGCTTTATACGCCCTGATTGTATTCTACATAGGATGGAGCGGCTGGAGCTGGATCAAGCCGGTGGTATCGGGCAGATTCCGTATCATTTATATTATTGTGCTGATTTTTCTGGCGAGCTCGCTTATTCTCTCCAGAGTGATCGCGGGGTCAACAATTTTAAGCGTGATCGGCAGTTATTGGCTCGCTTTGTTCAGTCTGCTGGTTCTGCTGCTGCCGCTCATTCATCTCGCAGTCTGGTTAACCAAGCTGTCCCGGTTGCCGCGCCATTCTGTTCAGAAGTGGTCCGGAATTATTACCTTTACTCTATTGGCTGTTCTGCTCGGATATGGAAGCTATAATGCTTTTAGTCCGGTTACGCGGTCTTATGAAGTGAAAATTGATAAGCCGGGACCGGCAAACGGCGAGCTGCACATTGTAATGGCGTCGGATATGCATTTCGCTTATTTATCCGGAGCAAACCATGCGAAACGGATGGTAAAGGAAATCAACGCGCTGCAACCGGATATTGTGCTGTTTCCCGGCGATATTGTGGATGATGATATTGTGCCTTACCGGGACAAAGGCATCAGCAATATTTTATCTGAGATAGAAGCTCCACTGGGTGTGTATGCCTCGCTCGGCAATCATGACCGATTCAAAGGCGACACCGCAGAGCTGATTGATCTTCTGGAGGAAAGCGGGATGCAGGTTCTTTATGACGAGACTGTGGAGGTCGGAGACTGGCTGACGCTGATCGGCCGGAAGGATTACAGTGATGCAGAGCGGGCGGAGCTTAATGAACTGACAGCTGGCATTGATAAATCCAAGCCGGTAATTATGCTGGAGCACCAGCCGGTCGAGTTCAGTACCGCTGAGGAACAGGGCATAGATCTGATGGTCTCCGGCCATACCCACCGCGGACAGATCGCACCTGCCCATCTCATCACATCCAGGTTGTTCGAAAATGACTGGGGTTACCTGCAGAAGGGGCAGTTTCATTCCGTCGTCTCTTCGGGATACGGGTTCTGGGGGCCGCCGATCCGGATCGGGTCGCGCTCGGAGGTTGTGTCCATTAAAGTGCAGTTCTCCGGTTCAGAACATTAG
- a CDS encoding ABC transporter ATP-binding protein — protein MTYSLEIAGLAKTYPNTDFCLDNVTFSIPSGTIMGFVGENGAGKTTTIKSILNTVKKDRGTIKLFGKSMSDKDTEIREDIGVVFDAVNFSGVLTPKQLAKVMSGVYKQWDQDFFLDIMQKFNLPLDRKIKGFSRGMTVKLSIAVALSHQPKLLILDEATSGLDPITREEILEIFLEFVEDESHSILMSSHITSDLEKIADYITFIHRGKIIMTESKDDLIYGYGVARCKSEQFKRIDPADRVAYRMKEFQTDVLVKDKKAFAQKYDGIIVDHVSIDEILLFLVKGER, from the coding sequence ATGACTTATAGTTTAGAAATTGCAGGCCTGGCCAAGACCTACCCGAACACCGATTTTTGTCTCGACAATGTTACATTCTCGATTCCCAGCGGCACCATTATGGGGTTTGTCGGTGAAAACGGCGCGGGTAAAACGACCACCATTAAATCCATACTCAACACCGTCAAAAAAGACAGGGGCACAATCAAGCTGTTCGGAAAATCTATGTCTGACAAAGATACGGAAATCCGCGAGGATATCGGCGTTGTTTTTGATGCGGTGAACTTTTCCGGTGTCCTGACACCGAAGCAGCTGGCCAAGGTCATGAGCGGGGTGTATAAGCAGTGGGACCAGGATTTCTTTTTGGACATCATGCAAAAGTTTAACCTTCCCCTGGACCGGAAAATCAAAGGATTTTCACGGGGAATGACCGTAAAGCTGTCCATTGCCGTCGCGTTGTCCCATCAGCCCAAACTGCTTATTTTAGATGAAGCTACCTCGGGTTTGGACCCGATCACAAGAGAAGAAATCCTGGAGATATTCCTGGAATTTGTAGAGGACGAAAGTCACTCCATCCTGATGTCTTCCCACATCACAAGCGACCTTGAAAAAATCGCCGACTACATCACCTTCATTCACCGGGGAAAGATCATCATGACTGAGAGCAAAGACGATCTGATATACGGATACGGAGTTGCCCGCTGCAAAAGTGAACAGTTCAAGCGCATAGACCCAGCTGATAGAGTCGCATATAGAATGAAGGAGTTTCAGACCGATGTGCTGGTAAAGGATAAGAAAGCTTTTGCGCAAAAATATGACGGCATTATCGTAGACCATGTGTCAATCGATGAGATTCTGCTGTTCCTGGTAAAGGGGGAGAGATAA
- the nikB gene encoding nickel ABC transporter permease codes for MLKIILRKFLEVALFLLFITFISFLFIRLAPGDPALTILNADELSVSHEQIEQLREEMGFNDHLMVQYGEWLLKFVRLDFGNSYATGQPVTELLAGSLPATLELTFGSLAVMMIVTLPLASLSALYRDSWIDQISRALSVIGAAVPSFWLGLLLIDLFGVQLGWLPTMGRDGMTSIILPSLTLGLAISSVYLRLLRSSLLESLAEEFIVAGRARGLSERRIFWSYAFRHSLPPVITVFGVSLGSLIGGVVVIEVLFAYPGIGRLVVDSIRQRDYPLIQGYILVMAVTVFIVNTAVDLLNRYLNPQIRLKGREM; via the coding sequence ATGCTAAAGATTATTTTACGTAAGTTTCTGGAGGTCGCACTGTTCCTGCTGTTCATCACCTTTATCAGTTTTCTGTTTATCCGGCTGGCACCCGGGGATCCGGCTTTAACCATTCTGAACGCAGACGAGCTCTCCGTCAGCCACGAACAAATTGAGCAGCTCCGGGAAGAGATGGGGTTCAATGATCACCTGATGGTTCAGTACGGGGAATGGCTGCTGAAGTTCGTCAGACTCGATTTCGGCAATTCTTACGCAACCGGGCAGCCTGTCACGGAGCTGCTCGCAGGCAGCCTGCCGGCAACGCTGGAGCTGACCTTTGGCTCACTTGCAGTCATGATGATCGTTACGCTGCCTCTCGCTTCTCTGTCGGCACTGTACAGGGACAGCTGGATTGACCAGATAAGCCGTGCTTTATCCGTTATCGGGGCCGCTGTGCCCAGCTTCTGGCTGGGCCTCCTTCTGATTGACCTTTTTGGTGTCCAGCTGGGCTGGCTGCCGACCATGGGACGGGACGGCATGACTTCTATTATTCTGCCTTCCCTTACTTTGGGACTGGCTATCTCCAGCGTCTATCTCCGGCTTTTGCGCTCAAGCCTGCTGGAATCACTGGCAGAAGAGTTCATTGTTGCCGGAAGAGCACGCGGATTGTCAGAGCGGAGAATCTTCTGGTCCTATGCGTTCCGCCATAGTCTGCCGCCGGTTATCACTGTATTCGGAGTCAGTCTGGGCAGCCTGATCGGCGGCGTTGTCGTGATTGAGGTGCTGTTCGCCTATCCGGGAATCGGCAGGCTGGTCGTGGATTCGATCCGGCAGCGCGATTATCCGCTTATCCAGGGATATATCCTGGTCATGGCTGTCACAGTGTTTATTGTTAATACGGCTGTAGATCTGCTTAACCGGTACTTAAATCCGCAGATCAGGCTGAAGGGGAGGGAAATGTAA